The genomic interval GGATTACTCGGGTGGCCTTTAGTCACGTTTGGGGTCTCTATTAAGGGCTTATGGTGACTTGCGGGGCTTTCCGAAGCGTTAAGTTCGATTTCACGGTTTCGGTTTCTTATGCTCAATACCTTCCGCTCAATTTCTCAAGCTCAATTTCAGTCGGAAAATGGGGTTTTTCCTAGCGAAATCGCCGTTAAGAAATTGAGCGCGGGAAATTGGAATTGAGAAACCGCTCCCATGAACTCGCCAATGAGAAATCGTCACCGAGAAATCGAACTTAAGGAGGGGAGAGCTCCCCTAAACCCAGCTGCGGAACTGATACAGCTCGATTTCTCATGTGCTGACTTCACGTGCTCAACTTCTCATCACACGACATCAGTAGTGAAAGCCCGGAATCCGGAGTGCAGTCTGCCCACGAGAAGTTGAGCGTGAGAAGTCAGCTCACGTGAAGTCGGTGTTTTAAGACCACATCTCACAAACCAAGCGAGCGCATGATGGTTTGGAGCTTCGCGGTGGTTTCATCAAACTCTTCTTGGGCGTCTGATTCGGCGACGATGCCTCCGCCTGCCCATGCTCTGGCCCAGGTTCCGTCTTCGGATACTTCGGCGCAGCGGATGGCTACCATGTATTCGCCGTCTCCGGTGGAGTCACACCAGCCGACTGCTCCGGCGTAGAAGTTTCGGGGGGATTCCGCTTCGATGATGAGGGCTTCGGCGGCGTCGGTGGGGGTGCCACAGATCGCGGGGGTGGGGTGTGTGCGGATGGCTAGTTCTAGTGCGGTGATGTGTGGGTACTTGAGGGTGCCAACGATGGGTGTTGCGAGGTGCCACATTTCGTTGGTTTTGGTCAGTTCAGGAACTGTTGGGGCGTCGAATTGTGAGCACAGTGGTTCCAGGATGGTGCGCAGGTGGTTGACCACGTAGGAGTGTTCTTCTAGGTTTTTGGCGCTGGCCAGGAGGTTTTGTCCTTGGGCTTCATCGCGCACTGGATCGGCAAGCCGTGGTGCGGAGCCGGCCAGTGGGTATGCGGTGATGGTGGAACCTTGGCGTTTGATTAACACCTCCGGGGAGGATCCAACCAGCATGTGGCCTGCAAAGTCTGGGCCTGCAGGGGTCAGGTCGGCGATGAAACCGTCCTTGTTGTGGGAGTTATCAATCAAACGTGCGGCCACCAGCAGGGGATCAACGGGTGGCTCGAAGGAGATGTCCACGGCGCGCGCGAGCACAACTTTGTTCAGGACAGTGTTGTT from Corynebacterium glutamicum ATCC 13032 carries:
- a CDS encoding isochorismate synthase, with protein sequence MSAHRNPSAPNTAPDFLLSRGHGSVRTQGSKEVFTDPWEAVDALKQGRVAMVVGALPFERDKPAALTVPEHIIREDGPLEPHAYYRFGPGSVLHASVAGIDPSPIEHLRRVNAAINTINNTVLNKVVLARAVDISFEPPVDPLLVAARLIDNSHNKDGFIADLTPAGPDFAGHMLVGSSPEVLIKRQGSTITAYPLAGSAPRLADPVRDEAQGQNLLASAKNLEEHSYVVNHLRTILEPLCSQFDAPTVPELTKTNEMWHLATPIVGTLKYPHITALELAIRTHPTPAICGTPTDAAEALIIEAESPRNFYAGAVGWCDSTGDGEYMVAIRCAEVSEDGTWARAWAGGGIVAESDAQEEFDETTAKLQTIMRSLGL